A single Anopheles maculipalpis chromosome 3RL, idAnoMacuDA_375_x, whole genome shotgun sequence DNA region contains:
- the LOC126563866 gene encoding uncharacterized protein LOC126563866: MNLNERIISTQLFAQTIDETATTTTSVGSSVGLSVGFVPFVAAAATAGLAGPSGTTVMLANDAATSCPPSSSGLGKQSAETIHLSSPHHLHPLHSGGSGSSSSVVTTGTLVQQPQHSTPPSTSRAAGKSRSLSTGSYITKDSSAHSSAERLSKSTSHTEVHVNSGTAGGASTSKDNGSSIMPQNKSLEEGRSMIPSAKSSPPVRKPILRKSKKIVRTDSEFLKGNIYEKESSVSSSQYTPTRERRREQFADYRSSNPSSETHKSTDESSKNISTDEIDTVFSDTMDLEQMEQDYRMHLKNNLQREYKSDSDTLDEVGKKRTPDYNAWKNQSYENTFDVYGKEISEQTANGRSHAGNDRAVVDASPKGDEHPERPTTSTASKPDRPTDLELGSTSDGGGKSSASSTNDGPFGHLFEKNLGRFKRMNKLLKCKRFSTSALYEKKSSASGSATASDGKPSFTSPTKSIPNAARSPVKSIHSQSKASISSSKSSLFGSKKTGSGFTFKGKRFLFTGKTSPNKSKSNNEISYYRTKSTKSSKKGSVKNNSTACLNLETTCTSPLSEAFYNTTGSVRLSAMELYEKFCSQDFSGLYKHETVRADTDSHGSGTDSSHYESHRHLGAIRKYRRRNFKLLRQKSEPKFSFRTDTLYEDSYDGVCYHDEKDEEEEYGAEDYNQFLYDEQYYEEDIEHYSIENIYYQRNGLIALPDGSYVQRYPYRMEDEEGDQDEEVEEEEEEEDEDEDEDGDEEELGEEEDYQGEEEEEEEEEEVDENEFDEEDEDELAMEEEEEERRRLQRLQLPPPIELIGSMDSDCDEIYLMPQNESESKKLIIQDFLFHRSNDFEANVSGDDYDIAEVDEEAEEEKERMAQVEESEEQKSRLPEEDEYEEDDFRMERYTATDKETLTIYKICSKESILESMRGETPDRPTDNLPHSASMEQYFLKSDCVTTLERTASLDLLSNSSGTLNKSTLTDYAFDTVRNMNLDSCSTSRLSLSLKSEIFEDTTNGGGSGGGPSMVTDSIAINALQDTATCSVESVEACAEIPRIKSWNIEDFTLTPEESFSDEQLPLDGPSDVVKVAELLQERCSDGSAVPEPIEVDHHNGTAEYTIVDLDEEPYMLDPTISQFTSEITKEFDLLFSRAETESLQAAAAVVVEQVPTLPAPPPEEPTQLGDVLKLLSDLPTRYSMQMLEHINLDSDDICIPVREEENGTAPPPTSQPSITSVPAAAASASPNSSVPPNPPQSPASAKPQTLDQPSGSGRSSTKIKLRSTHSTGTTRTAATTPTAPDTSTTIVVVPLDPGPIAKSSGGSSSSDRLKKARSQSLGNLRNKTKCFPL; encoded by the coding sequence ATGAACCTGAACGAACGCATCATCAGCACGCAACTGTTTGCACAAACGATCGACGAGACGGCCACTACGACCACCTCGGTAGGGAGTAGCGTTGGTTTGAGCGTTGGATTTGTACCGTTCGTtgcggcagcagcaacggctGGTTTGGCTGGACCGAGCGGGACAACTGTAATGTTAGCAAACGACGCCGCCACCTCCTGTCCACCTTCGTCTTCCGGTCTCGGGAAACAAAGCGCCGAAACGATCCACCTATCATCACCCCATCATCTGCATCCGCTCCATTCGGGAGGCAGTGGGAGCAGTAGTAGTGTAGTCACAACGGGGACACTGGTTCAACAGCCGCAACATtcaacaccaccatcaaccaGTAGAGCAGCGGGAAAAAGTCGTAGCTTGAGTACGGGTTCGTACATCACCAAGGACTCTAGCGCACATTCGAGTGCGGAAAGACTTTCCAAATCCACCAGCCACACGGAAGTTCACGTCAATAGTGGGACGGCGGGTGGAGCATCAACTTCCAAAGACAACGGAAGCTCCATAATGCCACAGAACAAATCGCTCGAGGAGGGTCGATCGATGATACCATCGGCAAAAAGTTCGCCACCCGTTCGGAAGCCTATACTACGCAAATCGAAAAAGATCGTACGAACTGATTCGGAGTTCCTGAAGGGTAACATCTACGAGAAGGAGTCCAGTGTGTCCAGTTCGCAGTACACACCGACGAGAGAACGACGGCGGGAACAGTTTGCCGATTACCGGAGCAGTAATCCATCCTCCGAAACACACAAATCGACTGACGAAAGCTCAAAGAACATATCCACCGATGAAATCGACACCGTGTTTTCGGACACGATGGATCTGGAGCAGATGGAACAGGACTATCGGATGCATCTGAAGAACAATCTGCAGCGAGAGTACAAAAGCGACAGTGACACGTTGGATGAGGTGGGAAAGAAGCGAACTCCAGATTATAACGCGTGGAAGAACCAAAGCTACGAGAACACGTTCGATGTGTATGGGAAGGAGATAAGTGAGCAAACGGCAAACGGTAGAAGCCATGCAGGGAACGATCGGGCTGTGGTTGATGCTTCGCCGAAAGGTGATGAACATCCAGAACGTCCCACTACCTCGACGGCATCGAAACCGGATCGACCGACCGATCTTGAGCTCGGTTCCACGTCTGATGGTGGCGGGAAATCGTCCGCTTCCTCCACGAACGATGGTCCTTTTGGTCATCTGTTTGAGAAAAACTTAGGACGCTTCAAGCGGATGAACAAACTCCTCAAGTGTAAACGCTTCAGCACGTCGGCACTGTACGAGAAGAAGTCATCGGCGAGTGGCAGTGCAACTGCATCGGACGGCAAACCATCGTTTACTTCTCCAACGAAAAGTATTCCAAATGCGGCACGCTCACCAGTTAAATCAATCCACTCTCAATCGAAAGCTTCGATCAGCTCTTCTAAATCGTCCCTTTTTGGAAGCAAAAAGACTGGTTCTGGGTTCACTTTCAAAGGCAAACGATTTCTCTTCACCGGCAAAACTTCACCCAATAAATCAAAGTCCAACAACGAGATCAGCTACTATCGCACCAAGTCGACCAAAAGCTCTAAGAAAGGTTCAGTGAAGAACAACAGTACGGCGTGCTTAAATCTCGAAACCACCTGCACATCTCCACTGTCCGAAGCGTTCTACAACACGACGGGCAGCGTGCGGTTGAGTGCGATGGAGCTTTACGAGAAGTTTTGCTCCCAGGACTTCAGTGGACTCTACAAACACGAAACGGTGCGTGCAGATACGGACAGCCACGGGAGCGGGACGGACTCGAGTCACTACGAATCCCATCGACATCTGGGCGCGATACGGAAGTACCGGCGGCGCAACTTTAAGCTGCTGCGGCAGAAAAGTGAACCCAAGTTTTCCTTCCGAACCGATACGCTCTATGAGGATAGTTATGATGGTGTGTGCTATCATGACGAGAaagacgaggaggaggagtaCGGTGCGGAGGACTACAATCAGTTTCTGTACGATGAGCAGTACTACGAGGAGGACATAGAGCACTACAGTATCGAGAATATTTACTACCAGCGGAATGGATTGATAGCGCTACCGGACGGTAGTTACGTGCAGCGATATCCTTACCGGATGGAAGACGAGGAAGGTGATCAGGACGAGGAGGtcgaggaagaggaagaagaagaagatgaagatgaagatgaagatggaGATGAAGAGGAACTTGGCGAGGAGGAAGACTATCAGGgtgaggaagaggaggaagaagaggaggaagaggtgGACGAGAACGAGTTCGACGAGGAAGATGAGGACGAGTTGGCGatggaagaggaggaagaagaacgAAGACGTTTGCAGCGATTACAGCTACCCCCACCGATCGAGCTCATTGGGTCGATGGATTCGGACTGCGATGAGATCTATCTGATGCCACAGAATGAATCCGAAAGCAAGAAGCTGATTATACAAGACTTTCTGTTTCATCGCAGCAACGACTTTGAGGCGAACGTCAGCGGGGACGATTACGATATTGCTGAGGTAGACGAGGAAgcggaagaggaaaaagagcGAATGGCGCAGGTGGAAGAAAGTGAGGAGCAGAAATCGAGACTACCGGAGGAAGATGAGTACGAGGAGGACGACTTCCGGATGGAACGATATACCGCGACGGATAAGGAAACGCTTACGATCTACAAGATCTGCTCGAAGGAAAGCATACTGGAGTCGATGCGGGGTGAAACTCCGGACCGACCGACGGATAATCTACCGCACAGTGCCTCGATGGAGCAGTACTTTCTCAAGTCGGACTGCGTGACAACGCTCGAACGGACCGCGTCGCTGGATTTGCTAAGCAATTCGAGCGGAACGCTTAACAAATCTACCCTGACGGATTACGCGTTTGATACGGTGCGTAATATGAATCTGGATAGCTGCAGTACGTCTCGCCTGAGCCTATCGCTTAAGAGTGAAATCTTTGAGGACACCACTAATGGGGGAGGCTCCGGTGGAGGTCCTTCGATGGTAACCGATTCGATCGCGATTAATGCACTGCAGGACACAGCCACATGCAGTGTAGAATCGGTGGAAGCATGTGCCGAAATTCCTCGTATTAAAAGTTGGAACATCGAAGACTTTACCCTCACACCGGAAGAATCCTTCTCGGATGAGCAGCTGCCGTTAGATGGACCGAGCGATGTGGTCAAAGTTGCCGAACTGCTACAGGAGCGCTGCTCGGACGGTTCCGCCGTACCGGAACCGATCGAGGTCGACCATCACAACGGTACGGCCGAGTACACGATCGTCGATCTCGACGAAGAGCCGTATATGTTGGATCCAACAATTTCCCAATTTACGTCGGAAATAACCAAAGAGTtcgatttgttgttttcccGCGCAGAGACGGAGTCCTTacaagcggcagcagcagtcgtTGTGGAGCAAGTTCCCACCCTACCCGCTCCCCCACCCGAAGAACCAACACAGCTTGGGGATGTCCTAAAGCTCCTGAGCGATCTTCCTACGCGCTACTCCATGCAGATGCTCGAACACATCAACCTCGACTCGGACGACATTTGTATCCCGGTGCGGGAGGAAGAGAACGGTACAGCTCCACCTCCAACATCGCAACCCTCAATCACGTCTGttcctgcagcagcagcatcagcatcaccgAACTCTTCCGTCCCCCCGAACCCTCCCCAATCGCCAGCAAGTGCCAAACCGCAAACACTCGATCAGCCGAGCGGAAGCGGACGATCGTCCACGAAGATAAAGCTACGGTCAACACATTCGACCGGTACGACAAGAACAGCTGCTACTACACCGACTGCACCAGATACTAGCACCACCATCGTCGTTGTGCCACTGGATCCCGGTCCGATTGCGAAGAGTAgcggtggcagcagcagcagcgatcgACTCAAGAAGGCCCGCAGCCAGTCGTTAGGTAACTTacgaaataaaaccaaatgtTTTCCATTATAG